Below is a genomic region from Henckelia pumila isolate YLH828 chromosome 3, ASM3356847v2, whole genome shotgun sequence.
TggacaccataaaagaactatatatatatatatatatacttgatcCCCGCACCCTAGGGTACGAGGAATCCGTGCACACCCCGTGCtcaaaacaattccgattgACTTGAACTTTTTACGGTAGGATTGTTTCAAAAATACGAAAccaacgatatatcatatgctACAAATTTCAATTTTGATGGCCGAAATCGTGAAGATGACCAAAAACTGCACATTTAACCCTATTTTCGGTCATCTTCACgattaatcaaaataaaaaattatataaattatatttatatgattAGGTTTTTATACAATATCGTGTAGATAAATTTATGATAACATTTTTTTGAATAATGAATGTTAAATGAAATTGcgtaatttaatattaaataaaatgacgaaaacattaaaaaaaatctcatatATACACATACTTTTTGAgttttttcagtgtttaattgtttttggagtttgagaccccATGAAAATGACATTTTGTAGCATTATTGGAAATATGACAGAGGACTTGTGAATGTAACAGTGCTAATTTTACCAGGCaaggaaaataaataaataatttaaattatatatatatatatatatatagcagtATAAATCTTATCTCATCGTGGACCTAAAAATTATTCTTTTTCCAAGGTTTTGGACCACGGTCGTACCCTGTTCGGTTATTCTTGGCTAAAATCACTATGAaggggaaaaattatattaaaattcatttaattcgTAGAGATGTAAAAGCAAagaaaagtaataattttgacataaaataatattttttattagtgATAAGATCGGTTCTttgtattataaaataattttgacataatattttttattagtaatattttttattgtgttacttttattattttttaaatcaaattaaactcGTCTTTCAACTTTTTtggaaaaaagaaataaatgcAAAAGGTCAatccaattattttttttaatctcacCAATATTTACTCCATGTGAAGTGTGAACAAGTCTCATCTGTGAATCATGCCAAATGTTTCTTTCCACACCTACAATGGTCAAAAGCTAATATACTTATTTTCCACATtaattacattttatttttttatatatatttaattccaCTTCTCCCTATAAATTTAGCCACAATCCCCTCCAACCTCTGAACCCATTTTtttaatacaacaatcttcagtTTCTCTCCTCCACCACAAACcacaacaacaacaatgaaaGAAATTGCAAAAATCACAGTTCTTTCACTCTTTATTCTTTTAATCATTTCGCATACATCTGCTCGCCTTCACCCCACACATCAAggtgaatttttttaaatatcaattacctttttctttgtttgctccttaattatttaattttaatttttatgtatatatattttttggattATAATTCAACATGTCTACTTTATGCATACAGGTGACAGCACAGAGATTAAGCTTGATGAGACAATCAGCGTTGAAGAGGATTTTTCCAGTGTAAGGCCTTACTTTAATTAAGGGTATTTATGTGTATTTTGAAGAATTCTGTTtcgttaatttttatttatttatttttcacagTTAATGGGAATGGAGGAATGTGGTGATAAAGATGAGGAGTGCTTAAAGAGAAGAATGGTTGCTGAAGCTCATCTGGACTACATTTACACACAGCGCCATAAAAAAccataagattttttttaattatatatatatatataaatatatatatatatatatatatatatatgagttcttttatggtgctcAACACTATATGCTTACTTCATGTCCActatgtacaatagatgagttgaccgtTACAAcagatgagttgacttgtacatggtgggcatgaagtgggcatataatATTGGGCACGAtgaaaaaactatatatatatatatatatatatatataatattatgctAGCTACATCAGAATTCTACATCAGAATTCTACATATCTTGTTTAATTTGTTGGTAATTAAGTTAGTTTCTCAAGTGTCGGTATATTTAGTGTCTAGAAAATTAATTAGATGAGGAAATGTTTGTATTAAGATTGAAGatccatatattaattatataattcagGTGGTATTTGTAAGCTAGATTTCTCATATATTTCTTTTTGCgcttatttcatattttatctcgtAACGTTAATACAATCTTACATAGTATTTTTCACTGATTAATGAATATTCAGCAAACTTACAGGAAAATGGtagatttattttcaattttttttgacaCTGTTATTTTTATATGGTATAGCAGCGGCAGAGCATTTAACATTATACATATTAAAcaataatctttttttttaagtGAATTTAAAAATAGTTGGATTGAAATTGGAAAGATGATTCGGAATCGGAGCAATAATGCAAATGGGGTGGCAACACAAGGGTTCTGCTTTCTTGTGTTCTGTTGTCTGACCAAAGAAACAAAAGGCGACAGCACAAAAACGGGTCAATTTCAAACTCTGTGTGGGAATCCGTGGACTATTCGTTGACTTCACACTATATATACAATACCGATAATCTGACAATTCTTAaatttatagatatatatttttaataatcgGTCCAAGTATTATAAAACTATTTTTCATGGCCACGGATCAACAGGTGTACTGCCGTGTATAAAGATACCCGACAAATTTGGCGCTTACACAATTTATCCCGTATATAATAATGAGCGTCTTGCAAAAAttataaaagaaagaaaaaaaaaagaaattgtagaataattaataattagacATTTAAGCTATTTATTATCGAGACATCAAGATGAtgatcatatatataaataaattatatgataGAATAGTGGAAGAAACAATCAAGTTGTCCCAGAATCTGTAAGGACAACGTTGTATCAGGGAACTGTAACTTGGGGCACAAATTGTCGTTTTGTTTTTGTAAATCCAAATGAGCCCGATCCAACATGCCAGTTCACAAGCTCGAATGTATATCATTTCAGGTTCAAACTTGACCTAAATTTCTGGATGATTTTGCATGAACAGAACTGAAGTTCGAGGAGTTAGGATTTAACAAACTCGATTTTTACTTGCGTAATATGGTACGAGGCCACcatgtttttcttttcttttcttttctttttttatagGAGAACGAATATGTAGATGATAAACACCTCCAAAAATATACAAATAATTCAATATACAGGGAGTTCAAGTCGCTGAGGAGTGAACTACTCACGAGAATTTTCAGAATTATTCAACCTTTCTGAGGGAGTTCACAGGACAGCAAAAGAGACCATTCACACAAACAGGTAATAAGTACAAAAATTACCAACTTCCACTGCCACCAATTAAACAGTAGATCGTCACGTGGATGTCACAAGAGGTACAAAATCCAATACTCCTTTGAATGAAAAGCGAAAAAAAATCATGCGAGTTATTCTGATATGTGAAGTTTGCTCATCAGTGATAAACACAAGTCAAGTCCCACATCAAAGTTCTCAAACCGACTCCTAAACATCAAGTCGTCTTGAAACTCTGCAAGTAAGAAGAAGTTGCAACAAAATATCTATACCTTTCAAGACAGAAAAAGCACAATTCCAAAGTCCATGCTGCAACGGCCAAGATTCCTCAAATCCAATTATGCTAATGGCAGCTTCTCAGGTAATTAGAAGTGACATGCTCATGTTCGATCTTCAGAAACATAACTAGTGTATATCCCACACTTCAGAGAACAGTCGGAAGACCATGAGGCCAAAACTTAAAATCCTACCTCAACTTGCTAGACACCAAAAAGAACTGCAACATTGGCATTGGCTTATATGAACCTTGGCACGCTGGAGAACTGCATAAACCATTTCTAAATATCGTAAAAGCTTTGGGGATGGAAATCCGAAGCCTTGAGAGGGGGAAGAACATGAAATGCAAAAGTAACCAGTAAGACAATTTAATGTCATTCTGTCCTGTTTTCGATACTTTTGAACTTTGGAGGCTGGAATCAATGAAACTTAAAGACTTGTATTAAGAACTGGCAAGCCTTTCAACAAAATTAGAGAAGAGAGTGTATGAGCCATTGGCAACTTATGTATTTCTCTtacaacaaaatataaaaattgaaaTCTTGAAAGTGTTGTAAAATGAACTACAGGTAGCGGCGGCTTTTGAGGTTCAGACATAAAGCAACATTTAAGCCAAATAGTTGATACACAAAAAATTCTTTTCGCTTCCCTGCATGTGCAGTGCAAGGCTTAGAGATCGCATCAAAATTTCACAAGGCCCTGCTAAGATATACCTGAGACCTTAAACTATTTCCCACGCTGAGATATTATGCATCATTTTCCTGCAAAAGTAACAAGAGAGTCAAGTAGGATTGAGGTGAAGAATAATACCAAATCACATTGCCTGAATGCTAAGTAAAGAATATATTCTTACAACTTAAAAAGAAATTTAACATTTCTGCCAAGTTTTAAGacataattaaaagtttttgtTCACAAATGAATGCCCACAGCTGAAAACGAACAAAACTACAGTTTACCAGATTAATAAGACAAGCCCGCCCAAGATCATGAACTGCTTGATCTGATATGCAGTTAGCATGGACTATAGGTCCCAGAAAAGTATCATCATTAGCAGTTCCAGTCCTTTCACGCAACTCCGAGGATGGCTTTGTCAGGTAAACAGCTCCTTTGAACATCCACTCATCCCTTCCTTGACTGTAGAAATCATCAAACAGCTCAccacataaaatacatgcacaTTGATTTTCATCAGCGGGAACCATGTTGTCACTTTCTGTTTCGCTCGGACCTCCCAAGAGGTCTGTGGCATTATCGCTGTCATGAAAGCTGCCAATTCCAGCCACCCAGTCATTTGAGTCAGTATACCACCTCCTTGAAGTTATGTTGGACGAGTTCTGCTCAGAATCCCTTACAACATGCCAATCCATGTGTCTATCAAGTTGTTCTTGACCCTTCAGCCCAAGTCCACATATACTGCACCGATGTGGGAGACCAAAAAATTCACTGACAACAGCTGGATTAAAAGTACGAACTACATCAGGTCTGAATTCAAAGCCTATAAGATTTTTTATCTTTGTTGTTGACTGGGGTATATCATCAGCAGGCTCAGCAGCAGACTTTAATGAAGATGGCTTTTCTGTGATGGATGAGGAAAGTGGTCTGTCAATGATGCCTGGACTGGACGAAACTGGAGTAGAACTAGTGCTAGGAACCCCGGGACCTCTGTCCAAAGATTGATCAGATATTTTTGATGAGGAAAAGGATAATGAATCAGATTTTGATGAGGATATTAAGCCTTTCGCAACCAATGAGCTTAAAAGGCTAGAAACAGGATCAGATGCAGTTTTAACTGCAGTCGGAGGCTTTTCTGGGTGAATACCTGCTAAAGAGGGAGATGGACCAGGTGGCAACGGTGGATGGTTCACCTTCGCAGGGAGGGCAGTATTTCCAAGCAAAGGTCGTGAAGGAAAATTAGCACGCGGGTCACTTGGGAGAGCTGGTCGCACATCTCCTAGCGATGATTCCAGCCCAGATTCTTGATTCGGCTTAGTCGAGCGACTGGTGACAGTACTACTGTTAAGTAAACCACTTCGAACTACAGCAGCTAACAAACTGCTGGTGATGGATTGTCCAGGACCAAGGGAGTCAACGGTATGCGGATTAGATGGATTAGATCTGTCCGACGATGAAGTCACCATTGTAGAGTGACTTTCGGAGGTTGAAACTTGTGACAGAAAAAGATTTTCTCCGCTGGCAAGTTCCAAACCAGAGTCTTTAGTAATTTTTGGTTGAGTAGAGGGAAAATGTTTTCTCTGCGGAAGAGGATTCACAGCAGATGTAGTATGGGGATGCAATCTCTGCTTATTAGCATGATTAACATCTAGATATGGCAAATGTTGAGAATCCGGAGAATTCTGGTCGTTAGACTCCATGTTTCTCAGTCCTGCAAGTTTTCTTGGGTCTGTAGGAGGTCCAACAGAGGTCTGCTTGTATTCACTAGCTGAGAAAGACGGCGAAGATGGATGTTGGTGCATGAACTTTGGTTTCAAGGATGATGCAGCTCCAAGAGTCTGTCCTTGTGTACTAGAAACTTTGGGTCTATAACCTGGAGTTCCAACATGAGAGGTGTTTTTATCAGGCCCAGAAAGAATCCTCCCTTCAGCTGAAGCTTTATCATCAACCCTTGGCTCAATATCATGTACACCTTGAGATTTTCGGAGACGGTTGGCAGTGTCCTGCATAAGAAATGCCATTATAATACTGATCAAAACAAATGAGACTGAACAGAACCCTACCTCTTTTAACACTGCCAAAGCATCAAAAGAGAAGCACAGAGAATGGACATACAGCACATCTGAACCATATACATACAATTTTCATAAATCTTTATAAATCCGCAGGAAACAAGTTAAGACTTTACAATGTCAGATGGCATGCGGTGAACACAGCAAACACCTTTTAGCCTCTGTAAATAATCTCTCGATAACAGTTGGCAAATAGCATTTTTCAATAGGCTAATTAATGAACCAGTTATGCATTGCAATCGCCATTCCACCATTGTTAGCTCCAAATACTGTCAGTATGTGGCATTATCCGTGTAACAAGGCTACCATCATACTGTTCCAACATCTAGACCCAGATATTATTGAACTCTAAACAGTTTCAAAATGCCAGCCTCTCGACATCAATTAGTGCGACCGATCACGGTCAACAAGTAATATTTCTGAGCATTCTCCCTCCAGCACAGTTGAACTTATGCATGAGTTTACGTTCGAACTTATTTGCTATGTTTAAGTGCATGAACTAGAACTCATCTACAACGACTTTGCTATGCTTCGGTACAGCGGTTTACACATAACTACAGTGCCCCAAGACCTGAAGGCACGAGCTCATTTCTTACTAAAATATGACATATCATGGTGCAAAGCGACTCACAAAGGGTGTCACAGAAAATCTTTACAGCTATAATCTTTGTTG
It encodes:
- the LOC140892810 gene encoding putative phytosulfokines 6 — protein: MKEIAKITVLSLFILLIISHTSARLHPTHQGDSTEIKLDETISVEEDFSSLMGMEECGDKDEECLKRRMVAEAHLDYIYTQRHKKP
- the LOC140887648 gene encoding polyadenylation and cleavage factor homolog 4 isoform X1, which translates into the protein MENLRRPSDRSVSKEPGLKKPRLTEVPTASDRSSNGRRGFVQRPASSNSGAGGLSFLRERDSESSDSVRGPAFTQQPGQQLHHELVTQYKTALAELTFNSKPIITNLTIIAGENLHAAKAIAATICANILEVPSEQKLPSLYLLDSIVKNIGRDYIKSFATRLPEVFCKAYRQVDPSTHQSMRHLFGTWKGVFSPQSLHMIEKELGFTSTVNVSSQGTIASRLDSQSQHPSPSIHVNPKYLEARQQLEITRARGTSIDDNGPTMKSIDDVRAPERTSNINSGKSWAGSYAKSIQHQHRDLVNESVHDRHSSAAQVHSDYGTNVLERTSLGTGSMGEISKEQGFDRIRYAFSFDVTGKISQENNGFDMNHGFEPSKSGSHLQRNKNFISRKIDGIDRSWKNMEEEEYTWDEINSRPTDCGAAQIFAEDPRAPENYRRLDTANRLRKSQGVHDIEPRVDDKASAEGRILSGPDKNTSHVGTPGYRPKVSSTQGQTLGAASSLKPKFMHQHPSSPSFSASEYKQTSVGPPTDPRKLAGLRNMESNDQNSPDSQHLPYLDVNHANKQRLHPHTTSAVNPLPQRKHFPSTQPKITKDSGLELASGENLFLSQVSTSESHSTMVTSSSDRSNPSNPHTVDSLGPGQSITSSLLAAVVRSGLLNSSTVTSRSTKPNQESGLESSLGDVRPALPSDPRANFPSRPLLGNTALPAKVNHPPLPPGPSPSLAGIHPEKPPTAVKTASDPVSSLLSSLVAKGLISSSKSDSLSFSSSKISDQSLDRGPGVPSTSSTPVSSSPGIIDRPLSSSITEKPSSLKSAAEPADDIPQSTTKIKNLIGFEFRPDVVRTFNPAVVSEFFGLPHRCSICGLGLKGQEQLDRHMDWHVVRDSEQNSSNITSRRWYTDSNDWVAGIGSFHDSDNATDLLGGPSETESDNMVPADENQCACILCGELFDDFYSQGRDEWMFKGAVYLTKPSSELRERTGTANDDTFLGPIVHANCISDQAVHDLGRACLINLENDA
- the LOC140887648 gene encoding polyadenylation and cleavage factor homolog 4 isoform X3 produces the protein MENLRRPSDRSVSKEPGLKKPRLTEVPTASDRSSNGRRGFVQRPASSNSGAGGLSFLRERDSESSDSVRGPAFTQQPGQQLHHELVTQYKTALAELTFNSKPIITNLTIIAGENLHAAKAIAATICANILEVPSEQKLPSLYLLDSIVKNIGRDYIKSFATRLPEVFCKAYRQVDPSTHQSMRHLFGTWKGVFSPQSLHMIEKELGFTSTVNVSSQGTIASRLDSQSQHPSPSIHVNPKYLEARQQLEITRDTANRLRKSQGVHDIEPRVDDKASAEGRILSGPDKNTSHVGTPGYRPKVSSTQGQTLGAASSLKPKFMHQHPSSPSFSASEYKQTSVGPPTDPRKLAGLRNMESNDQNSPDSQHLPYLDVNHANKQRLHPHTTSAVNPLPQRKHFPSTQPKITKDSGLELASGENLFLSQVSTSESHSTMVTSSSDRSNPSNPHTVDSLGPGQSITSSLLAAVVRSGLLNSSTVTSRSTKPNQESGLESSLGDVRPALPSDPRANFPSRPLLGNTALPAKVNHPPLPPGPSPSLAGIHPEKPPTAVKTASDPVSSLLSSLVAKGLISSSKSDSLSFSSSKISDQSLDRGPGVPSTSSTPVSSSPGIIDRPLSSSITEKPSSLKSAAEPADDIPQSTTKIKNLIGFEFRPDVVRTFNPAVVSEFFGLPHRCSICGLGLKGQEQLDRHMDWHVVRDSEQNSSNITSRRWYTDSNDWVAGIGSFHDSDNATDLLGGPSETESDNMVPADENQCACILCGELFDDFYSQGRDEWMFKGAVYLTKPSSELRERTGTANDDTFLGPIVHANCISDQAVHDLGRACLINLENDA
- the LOC140887648 gene encoding polyadenylation and cleavage factor homolog 4 isoform X2; the protein is MENLRRPSDRSVSKEPGLKKPRLTEVPTASDRSSNGRRGFVQRPASSNSGAGGLSFLRERDSESSDSVRGPAFTQQPGQQLHHELVTQYKTALAELTFNSKPIITNLTIIAGENLHAAKAIAATICANILEVPSEQKLPSLYLLDSIVKNIGRDYIKSFATRLPEVFCKAYRQVDPSTHQSMRHLFGTWKGVFSPQSLHMIEKELGFTSTVNVSSQGTIASRLDSQSQHPSPSIHVNPKYLEARQQLEITRARGTSIDDNGPTMKSIDDVRAPERTSNINSGKSWAGSYAKDTANRLRKSQGVHDIEPRVDDKASAEGRILSGPDKNTSHVGTPGYRPKVSSTQGQTLGAASSLKPKFMHQHPSSPSFSASEYKQTSVGPPTDPRKLAGLRNMESNDQNSPDSQHLPYLDVNHANKQRLHPHTTSAVNPLPQRKHFPSTQPKITKDSGLELASGENLFLSQVSTSESHSTMVTSSSDRSNPSNPHTVDSLGPGQSITSSLLAAVVRSGLLNSSTVTSRSTKPNQESGLESSLGDVRPALPSDPRANFPSRPLLGNTALPAKVNHPPLPPGPSPSLAGIHPEKPPTAVKTASDPVSSLLSSLVAKGLISSSKSDSLSFSSSKISDQSLDRGPGVPSTSSTPVSSSPGIIDRPLSSSITEKPSSLKSAAEPADDIPQSTTKIKNLIGFEFRPDVVRTFNPAVVSEFFGLPHRCSICGLGLKGQEQLDRHMDWHVVRDSEQNSSNITSRRWYTDSNDWVAGIGSFHDSDNATDLLGGPSETESDNMVPADENQCACILCGELFDDFYSQGRDEWMFKGAVYLTKPSSELRERTGTANDDTFLGPIVHANCISDQAVHDLGRACLINLENDA